A region of Maribacter algicola DNA encodes the following proteins:
- a CDS encoding ABC transporter permease, whose translation MFDIERWQEIFDTIRKNKLRTVLTGISVASGIFILVILLGFGQGMQNGIAQEFEEDASNRIGVWTQVTTKEYKGLNPGRPIRLRNENYDYIEDKYADELEYKSPNFRVFNASINYKKESGAYSVQGISPEYQQIENEFISKGRFLNYKDHQSVSKVAVISNKIHRELLQNEEEPVGRELKIADLSFKIIGVYGDKGGEREEDRIYIPLSTGQRVFNGGDSLNMMFFTLKPAATFEKTLAESIKFTDEIKTYLKQSHTVAPDDMSAINTFNTLENVQRFMNLIGGIKFFFWFVGVCTIIAGIVGVSNIMLIIVKERTREIGIRKALGAKPWSIVGMILHEAIFVTAVSGFAGLIFSMGLLELIGPNVEVDYVVNPSINFNVAITTVLLLVFAGALAGFFPAWRAAKIKPIVALKEE comes from the coding sequence ATGTTCGACATCGAAAGATGGCAAGAGATTTTCGATACTATCCGTAAAAATAAATTGCGGACAGTCCTTACGGGTATCTCGGTCGCTTCCGGAATTTTTATCCTTGTAATTTTATTGGGTTTTGGTCAGGGCATGCAAAATGGTATTGCCCAAGAATTTGAGGAGGATGCCAGTAATCGTATTGGCGTATGGACCCAAGTGACTACCAAAGAATATAAAGGTTTGAATCCGGGCAGACCCATACGTTTACGAAACGAAAATTACGACTACATAGAGGATAAATATGCTGATGAACTTGAATATAAATCACCCAATTTTAGGGTATTCAATGCAAGCATCAATTATAAAAAGGAATCAGGTGCTTATTCCGTTCAGGGGATTTCGCCAGAATACCAACAAATAGAAAATGAGTTTATTTCCAAAGGGAGGTTCTTAAATTACAAGGACCATCAGTCCGTTTCCAAGGTTGCCGTTATCAGCAACAAAATCCATCGGGAATTATTACAAAATGAGGAGGAGCCCGTAGGGCGTGAATTAAAAATAGCGGATTTAAGCTTCAAGATTATTGGCGTTTACGGCGACAAGGGGGGCGAGCGAGAAGAAGACCGTATTTATATTCCCTTAAGCACCGGTCAGCGTGTTTTTAATGGTGGCGATAGCCTCAACATGATGTTTTTCACATTAAAGCCCGCAGCCACATTTGAAAAAACCCTTGCCGAGTCCATAAAATTCACAGACGAAATAAAGACATATTTAAAGCAATCGCACACCGTGGCTCCTGATGATATGAGCGCCATAAATACCTTTAACACATTAGAAAATGTACAACGGTTCATGAACCTTATCGGTGGCATCAAGTTTTTCTTTTGGTTCGTGGGGGTATGTACGATTATTGCGGGTATTGTTGGGGTGAGCAATATAATGTTGATTATCGTTAAGGAAAGAACTAGGGAAATAGGTATTCGAAAAGCCTTAGGTGCCAAACCATGGTCCATTGTAGGTATGATTCTGCATGAGGCCATCTTTGTTACTGCAGTTTCGGGTTTTGCAGGCCTTATTTTCAGTATGGGTCTGTTGGAATTGATAGGTCCAAATGTTGAAGTGGACTATGTGGTCAACCCCTCCATAAATTTTAATGTTGCGATAACAACCGTTTTATTATTGGTTTTTGCCGGTGCTTTAGCAGGTTTTTTCCCCGCTTGGCGCGCCGCAAAAATCAAACCGATTGTAGCCTTAAAAGAAGAGTGA
- a CDS encoding DUF420 domain-containing protein — translation MENNIALKEKKFNRMITVVSVVIPIVVALLFGIKIPNVEPLSILPPIYATINGLTAVLLVVAVWAIKNQRQVLHQNLMTINIGLSLIFLVMYILYHMTSDSTPYGGEGFVSYVYYFILITHIVLSIALIPLVLRTYAKAYLGRFEDHRVLARYTFPIWLYVAVTGVVVYLMISPYYAS, via the coding sequence ATGGAAAATAATATCGCACTTAAAGAGAAAAAGTTCAATAGGATGATTACTGTGGTCTCTGTGGTAATTCCTATAGTGGTGGCATTGCTTTTTGGTATAAAAATTCCAAATGTGGAACCTTTGTCCATTTTGCCACCTATTTATGCGACTATCAATGGTCTTACCGCTGTGTTACTCGTTGTAGCAGTTTGGGCGATCAAGAACCAAAGGCAGGTGCTACACCAAAATTTAATGACAATCAATATTGGTCTTTCACTCATTTTTTTGGTAATGTACATACTTTATCATATGACATCTGATTCAACCCCATATGGAGGGGAAGGTTTTGTTTCTTATGTGTACTATTTTATATTGATTACACATATCGTTTTGTCGATCGCCTTGATTCCCTTGGTCCTGAGAACCTACGCCAAAGCCTACTTAGGGCGATTTGAAGATCATAGGGTGTTGGCCAGATATACATTTCCCATATGGCTATATGTTGCGGTAACAGGTGTCGTAGTTTATTTAATGATTTCGCCATATTATGCCTCATAA
- a CDS encoding SCO family protein: MNKKYTYVWVSLVILIFGIIFIPRIVERLKADDVVEIDRMNTTSSDGGLSYVLLNGKKRKVPSFQFINQDSLVISDKDYLGKVFVVEFFFTRCPSICPVMTKNLVALQNEFVNDESFGIASFSITPDFDTPQVLKEYAEKYGITDMDWHLMTGKKQEIYDLANSGFNIFAAEMPDAPGGFEHSGLFALVDKNGYIRSRKDAFGNPIVYYRGAITEEMGENSEGEKEQIGILKEDIKRLLEE, from the coding sequence TTGAACAAAAAGTATACATACGTTTGGGTTTCTTTGGTCATACTCATATTCGGGATAATTTTTATACCAAGAATCGTGGAGCGACTAAAGGCTGATGATGTTGTCGAAATTGACCGTATGAATACGACTTCATCTGATGGAGGTTTAAGTTATGTACTGCTCAATGGTAAAAAACGGAAGGTTCCATCATTTCAATTCATCAATCAAGATAGCCTGGTAATTTCGGATAAGGATTACTTGGGCAAAGTATTTGTTGTGGAATTCTTTTTTACCAGATGCCCTAGTATATGCCCTGTTATGACCAAAAACTTAGTGGCTTTGCAGAATGAATTTGTAAATGATGAAAGCTTTGGAATTGCTTCATTCAGCATTACGCCAGATTTTGACACACCGCAAGTGCTAAAGGAATACGCTGAAAAATATGGGATTACCGATATGGATTGGCATTTGATGACCGGTAAAAAGCAGGAAATTTATGATTTGGCGAATAGTGGTTTCAATATTTTTGCAGCGGAAATGCCCGATGCCCCTGGGGGCTTCGAACATTCCGGTCTGTTCGCATTGGTAGATAAGAACGGTTATATACGTTCGAGAAAGGACGCCTTTGGAAATCCAATCGTTTATTATAGAGGTGCTATTACAGAGGAGATGGGTGAGAATAGTGAAGGGGAGAAGGAACAAATAGGTATCTTAAAGGAGGACATAAAAAGACTATTAGAGGAGTAG
- a CDS encoding cytochrome C oxidase subunit IV family protein, which yields MAHEHKLEIFRGLWKFKSNTQKIWGVLAFLTLVTAVEVVLGIYKPTVLTDTYVLGMKLLNWIFIILTLVKAYYISWDFMHLRDEKSALRRAIVWTPIFLVLYLVFILLVEANYIFEIYKDGFVKWNF from the coding sequence ATGGCACACGAACATAAATTAGAGATTTTTAGAGGATTGTGGAAGTTTAAATCCAATACCCAGAAGATTTGGGGCGTTTTGGCCTTTTTGACATTGGTAACGGCTGTTGAGGTTGTTTTGGGTATTTACAAACCCACAGTGCTGACCGATACCTATGTGTTGGGTATGAAGTTATTGAACTGGATCTTTATCATTTTGACATTGGTGAAAGCCTATTATATTTCATGGGATTTTATGCACCTAAGGGATGAGAAAAGTGCTTTAAGGAGGGCCATAGTTTGGACACCTATATTCTTGGTCCTGTATTTGGTATTTATTCTGTTGGTAGAGGCTAATTATATTTTTGAAATATATAAGGATGGTTTTGTGAAATGGAATTTCTAA
- a CDS encoding cytochrome c oxidase subunit 3 — MDTTVTTEIKENAWGGGNRPLGASYGKLMMWFFLVSDALTFSGFLAAYGFSRFKFMETWPIADEVFTHVPFFHGNYPMIYVAFMTFILIMSSVTMVLAVDAGHRMKKNAVIWYMFATIIGGAIFVGSQAWEWATFIRGDYGAVETKGGRILQFVDAETGNRVALADFAKTIPSERIAHEENNGIWFYGEGTRTSFTVNEVIEGFKANPSLAIKTETINEEGEKVVLSRQESLSKLADASQVVEGANLIHNEYGSRLFADFFFFITGFHGFHVFSGVVINLIIFFNVVLGTYERRGHYEMVEKVGLYWHFVDLVWVFVFTFFYLV, encoded by the coding sequence ATGGATACGACGGTTACAACGGAGATTAAGGAAAATGCATGGGGGGGAGGCAATAGGCCTTTAGGTGCTAGCTATGGTAAGTTGATGATGTGGTTTTTCTTGGTTTCGGATGCGCTTACCTTTTCTGGTTTTTTGGCCGCTTACGGTTTTTCACGCTTCAAGTTTATGGAAACTTGGCCCATCGCCGATGAGGTTTTTACGCACGTACCATTCTTTCATGGTAACTACCCTATGATTTATGTTGCCTTTATGACCTTTATATTAATCATGTCTTCCGTAACTATGGTTTTGGCCGTGGATGCTGGTCATAGAATGAAAAAGAATGCGGTTATTTGGTACATGTTCGCTACTATCATTGGTGGTGCCATATTCGTTGGCTCCCAAGCTTGGGAATGGGCAACGTTTATACGAGGGGATTACGGCGCTGTGGAGACCAAAGGAGGAAGGATTTTACAGTTTGTGGATGCCGAGACAGGAAATAGGGTTGCTTTGGCAGATTTTGCAAAAACTATCCCAAGCGAACGCATTGCACATGAGGAAAATAATGGTATATGGTTTTATGGAGAAGGCACCCGTACTAGTTTTACCGTGAACGAGGTAATCGAAGGATTCAAGGCAAATCCCAGTTTGGCCATAAAAACGGAGACAATTAATGAGGAGGGCGAAAAAGTAGTGCTAAGTAGACAGGAATCCCTTTCAAAACTGGCAGATGCTTCCCAGGTGGTTGAAGGTGCTAATCTTATTCACAACGAATACGGTAGTCGCCTGTTTGCGGATTTTTTCTTCTTTATTACAGGTTTTCACGGTTTTCACGTTTTCTCCGGGGTAGTTATCAACCTCATTATATTTTTTAATGTCGTTCTGGGTACTTATGAACGAAGAGGACATTATGAAATGGTAGAAAAAGTAGGACTCTATTGGCACTTTGTGGATTTGGTTTGGGTCTTTGTATTTACTTTCTTCTATTTAGTGTAA
- a CDS encoding cytochrome c oxidase subunit 3 translates to MDLTKGTEKEKRDRSKKMILWFGMVSLLMGFAGWTSAYIVSSSREDWVSSLALPTSFYISTVIIITSSITYILAKKAVKEGNDKMGTTWLLGTLALGIAFILMQFNGFSQMVARGYYFTGPTSTIKLSYVFLIAMVHIVHVVAGLISLLVVLYNQYKGKYTRDEYLGISLGATFWHFLDLLWVYLLLFMTFVK, encoded by the coding sequence ATGGATTTAACCAAAGGAACTGAAAAGGAGAAGAGGGATAGGTCAAAGAAGATGATTCTTTGGTTCGGAATGGTAAGTTTGCTAATGGGTTTTGCAGGATGGACCAGTGCCTATATAGTAAGTAGTTCCCGTGAAGACTGGGTAAGCAGCTTGGCACTTCCAACCTCGTTCTATATAAGTACGGTCATCATTATTACTAGTAGTATTACATATATACTGGCAAAAAAGGCGGTCAAGGAAGGAAATGATAAAATGGGTACAACTTGGTTGTTAGGAACCTTGGCCCTTGGAATCGCTTTTATTCTAATGCAGTTTAATGGGTTTTCCCAAATGGTGGCGAGGGGTTATTATTTTACTGGACCTACAAGTACCATAAAGTTATCCTATGTGTTTTTGATTGCCATGGTGCATATTGTACACGTAGTTGCCGGGCTGATTTCCCTACTGGTTGTTTTATATAATCAATATAAAGGAAAGTATACAAGGGACGAATACCTAGGAATATCCCTGGGAGCGACCTTTTGGCACTTTTTGGACCTGCTTTGGGTCTACCTATTGTTATTTATGACATTTGTAAAATAA
- the cyoE gene encoding heme o synthase produces the protein MKTAVRMAKDITFPLIFADFKEITKVRLAISVVFSSIAGYLLGAYEVSVSSILLLAFGGYCMVGASNAYNQVIERDLDALMKRTRNRPIPAGRMSVSMAMSIAIGLTLLGIISLYLLNPKTAMFGAISIFLYTSVYTPLKTKTPLSVFVGAFPGAIPFMLGWVAATNDFGIEPGTLFMIQFFWQFPHFWALGWMLHEDYQRGGFKMLPTGKKDTGTALQIIMYTIWMMVISVIPAFGITGRLMLSIPAAILILLLGGVMLFYGLKLYAKRDSVTARKLMLASVSYITLMQIIYVLDKFI, from the coding sequence ATGAAGACCGCGGTCCGTATGGCAAAAGACATCACATTTCCATTGATTTTTGCTGATTTCAAGGAAATTACCAAAGTAAGACTAGCGATCAGTGTGGTTTTTTCCTCTATTGCGGGTTATCTTCTGGGTGCTTATGAAGTAAGTGTATCATCTATTTTGTTATTGGCCTTTGGCGGCTATTGCATGGTTGGGGCAAGTAACGCCTATAATCAAGTAATTGAAAGGGATTTGGACGCTTTGATGAAACGGACCAGAAACAGGCCCATTCCCGCTGGAAGAATGTCCGTTTCTATGGCAATGTCCATAGCCATTGGCTTAACTTTACTCGGGATTATTAGTCTATACCTCCTTAACCCTAAAACGGCCATGTTTGGGGCTATCTCCATATTTTTATATACAAGTGTATATACTCCGCTAAAAACGAAAACACCACTATCGGTTTTTGTTGGTGCTTTTCCGGGTGCCATTCCTTTTATGTTGGGCTGGGTTGCGGCCACAAACGATTTTGGTATTGAGCCGGGCACCTTGTTCATGATTCAATTTTTTTGGCAGTTTCCCCATTTTTGGGCATTGGGTTGGATGCTGCATGAAGATTACCAAAGAGGGGGTTTTAAGATGCTTCCTACCGGTAAAAAGGATACGGGTACTGCACTACAAATTATCATGTACACTATTTGGATGATGGTAATATCTGTAATTCCTGCGTTTGGGATTACAGGGAGGTTGATGCTTTCGATTCCCGCTGCGATACTAATTTTGTTGCTTGGAGGCGTTATGTTATTTTATGGCCTTAAGTTATATGCAAAGAGGGATTCGGTTACGGCAAGGAAATTGATGTTGGCCAGTGTAAGTTATATTACACTTATGCAGATTATATATGTGTTGGACAAGTTTATTTAA
- a CDS encoding energy transducer TonB, translating into MEPKKNPKADLTKNSSLYFVVGLFAVMLLTYIAFEWKTYDEVNNYDISMNVDDLLDEEVPMTEQIKTPPPPPPPAAPEIIEVVEDEEEVEETVIESTETSQEEEIIEVEDVVVEEEVEDVDVPFAVIEDVPVFPGCENESDKRACFNSMIQKHISKNFRYPEIAQEMGIQGRVSVMFVIQKDGSIGNIRMRGPDKNLEAEAARIIGKLPKMTPGKQRGRAVRVPFSIPINFKLQ; encoded by the coding sequence ATGGAACCTAAAAAGAATCCAAAGGCGGATTTGACCAAGAATAGCAGCTTATACTTTGTAGTAGGTCTTTTTGCTGTTATGTTGCTTACGTATATAGCCTTTGAATGGAAAACGTATGATGAAGTGAATAACTATGACATCTCAATGAATGTCGATGATTTGCTGGATGAGGAAGTTCCAATGACGGAACAGATTAAAACACCGCCACCGCCACCGCCACCTGCTGCACCTGAAATCATTGAGGTGGTCGAGGATGAAGAAGAGGTTGAGGAAACGGTAATTGAGTCTACAGAGACCAGCCAAGAGGAAGAAATCATCGAAGTAGAAGACGTAGTTGTTGAGGAGGAGGTTGAAGATGTGGACGTTCCTTTTGCTGTAATCGAGGATGTACCTGTTTTTCCAGGTTGTGAAAATGAAAGTGATAAAAGGGCATGTTTCAATTCCATGATTCAAAAGCATATCAGTAAAAACTTCCGCTATCCGGAAATTGCCCAAGAAATGGGTATCCAAGGAAGGGTAAGTGTTATGTTCGTGATTCAAAAGGATGGTAGCATTGGAAACATAAGAATGCGTGGACCAGATAAAAATTTGGAAGCTGAGGCTGCTAGAATTATTGGTAAGTTACCAAAAATGACACCCGGAAAACAACGAGGTAGAGCGGTTCGTGTACCTTTTAGTATTCCTATCAACTTTAAGTTACAATAA
- a CDS encoding VanZ family protein, giving the protein MVFVTFSSLFSFKGMQMGSFAFRIPHLDKMVHFIFYLVMVVTGFFAIKDYLVHRYKASAILLGMVIFSIMYGMIIEVLQYSITVNRQGDILDALANSLGAITGMFLVRSLFYKGEQLK; this is encoded by the coding sequence ATGGTGTTCGTCACTTTTTCCAGCTTATTTTCTTTTAAAGGCATGCAAATGGGATCCTTTGCCTTTAGGATTCCTCACCTGGATAAAATGGTTCACTTTATCTTTTACTTAGTGATGGTGGTTACGGGATTTTTTGCCATAAAGGATTATCTTGTGCATAGGTATAAAGCATCTGCCATACTTTTGGGTATGGTAATATTTTCCATAATGTACGGCATGATTATTGAAGTTTTACAGTATAGTATTACCGTGAACAGACAAGGGGATATTTTGGACGCATTGGCCAACTCCTTGGGGGCGATTACCGGAATGTTCCTTGTAAGAAGCCTTTTTTATAAAGGGGAGCAGTTAAAATGA
- the gcvH gene encoding glycine cleavage system protein GcvH, with translation MKIPAELKYTKDHEWVKIEGDVATVGITDFAQGELGDIVYVEVDTLDETLDKEAIFGTVEAVKTVSDLFSPVSGEIIEFNTALEDEPEMVNKDPYGAGWMVKIKLSDSSEIESLLSDVEYKELIGA, from the coding sequence ATGAAAATACCCGCTGAATTAAAGTATACCAAAGATCATGAATGGGTGAAAATCGAAGGCGATGTCGCTACGGTAGGTATCACTGATTTTGCCCAGGGAGAACTGGGTGATATTGTTTATGTAGAAGTAGACACGTTGGATGAAACTCTGGATAAGGAGGCAATCTTTGGAACCGTTGAGGCCGTAAAAACGGTGTCAGATCTTTTTTCCCCTGTATCGGGAGAAATTATCGAGTTCAATACCGCCTTGGAAGACGAACCGGAAATGGTCAACAAAGATCCCTATGGTGCAGGTTGGATGGTGAAGATTAAATTATCCGATAGTTCAGAAATAGAATCGCTATTAAGTGATGTGGAGTATAAGGAATTGATTGGTGCTTAA